Part of the Maniola jurtina chromosome 22, ilManJurt1.1, whole genome shotgun sequence genome is shown below.
GCCCAAATCGGTGTTATACTTCCTTTTGCTTTAAGAGGTCCGTGTCATAGGTCGCCAAAATGTTAATTAAAACTCCTTGGAAGCCAATTgatcaatacaataaaatttattccttTTTACAATACATAGCTACTTTTACTTTTggattttagatttttaaaggtTATAATATAAATCACAATTGTCACTTTTCTGTGTCTACGCAGTACACGGTGTTGCCACTGTCGTTCCTTTAATTTGACGCGAACAATTGTACTTGTGTaattaacaaacaataaaaGAAATACTCCTAGATATAATCACATCAAGTCAACACTaattaaagtacctattaatattaCTAGTTATTAACTgcaagtgtgtttttttttttttttttttttattgaaaatattacaataaaacttaaagctagcctgttagtatgttttattaaatttagtaGAGTGACTACCGTCTTAACCGTCTTAACTCTTACCGTCCAGCAAAGCAGGTTGCAGCAGACAGTATATACAGCTCATTGAGGATAGTGCCAGCGCACACCTGCATCCAGTTAGGCCATTCATCGAAGAAGTCCACCTGCACAAGCGTGGGAAATCGCTGTAACACCGTAGGCGGCTTGGTCGCTTTAGTTGATGCAACCGCTACATCGTCCAGTCGGAAAGTTGATGCAGCACCtgtaatatacataaaaaatagtCATAAAATTGACTGGAAATTAAGAAATTTtacccttttttagggttccgtagccgaaggGTGCCTCGgctgaccgtccgtccgtctgtccgtctatcaacaagctgtatctcatgaaccgtaataggaagAGATGTTGTCACAGATATACTTACCATACCAAAATCCGTGAACCCAATAAAGCAATTTCCGAGCAAAGGGGGGcaaaactttatttttcaatgcactgtaatgtaagtaattaactataatatactattataataatataaagcgTGTATGAGGGCATTTAACGCACTTGTTTGTCGGACTATTCCCGACATCCGACCGGAGTTCTTATTCAACGGGATCCAGACGCGGCGCCCAGGAGACTGAAATAGTTGGGTATACTCCGACAAACTATTACTAAGGCTGATTTTAGTCTCACGCCGACCGCACGCGCACCGTCGGCGCTGATGGCCGAGATATATAAACTTATAGGAAGCGTTTTTGAAAGACGCGTGGCTATCAGCGCGCACGGTGGTCAGCGCTGATAGCTACGCGGCCGCACGCGTCGCGCGTCTGCGCCGCGTAGCTGTCGGCGCTGACCATTGCACGAGCGCCTCTGCCTTCTATGAGCGTTCTAGTGTCGAGCGGAGCGGATGTAGTCAGCGTGTACAGTCATGGCGAATCGCCGGTTTCTATTCCTTTGGGATAGGTAGTACAAAACAGCAATAATTAATACTCTGCATTTTTGTCGTCGTCTGTACAGTAAGGTGTTCAGTACGATACTGAAACGAGCCACGCTGAGCCTCAGCGCTGACGAACTACGCGCTGAGCTATGAGCGCTGAGGGTGAGCGTGAGACTAAAATCAGCCTaactatatattatttataatgaatatcactcatgatagtttaaacgcaaaaataattttaaaatgcttATTACCGGAGATAAGAGCTAAGCTCAAAATAAGGATTGCcaccatttttttaaagtagtgAGTGTTTCACTTTCACTACATATAAGTATTATGATAACTTCGCTAGCTTAAATAGTAATAAGCTATCAGACGTACatactatttaatttaatactatCATAAATAATCTAAGAATATAATTCTTTTACAACGCTTTACTAGATAAAAAAAATCGACTCCCATCAAGTTAGTATCAGCAGATTAAGATTTTTAAgaaattgtaggtaggtaagttttatttttaataaaaaaaattataatctatATTAATCACTAGGCGCCCATTCACTAcccaaattataaatgtgaaagtgtttgtttgttggtctgtcgttcaatcacgtcgcaacatcGACGTGATTATTTGCATGGATATGGTTAAATGCTTGGatagtgacataagctacttattgtcccgaaaaatcaaagaattcccacgggacttttaaaaacctaaagccacCCACATGAGTTGTTCACATATGGAACaaattgcccaaggatgtgGTTATGTCAAGCTttgttaaccagttcaagaacAGTTTAGACAAACATTTGGAAAACTCGAAGAACTTCTGATATagagtattttttttctctcgtctggatttgcaaagattagccaatgtcaagtttgtagtaagGTATTTGTAACACAAGtttgttaaactatacaagtatggaccccgtctgtgccggcgctcgccgacatacgcacggcacctccttagagcgctttccagtcagttttaacaaaaaaaaaaaaacactccaaaaaggcagagcacgcccgccagttaacaccaacacagacaaagtcccttagtttattataaataaataaataaaaaatccgacgaattgagaacctcctttggaagtcggttaataatgaagtcgcgagcataaaaTATTCGCACCACCCATGCATtgtcagtttttagggttccgtacctcaaaaggaaaaacggaacccttataggatcactttgttgtctgtctatctgtctgtttgtctgtctgactgtctgtctgtctgtcaagaaacctatagtactacccgttaacctagaatcattaaaggtaggtaggtaggtcttatagcacaagtacaggaataaatctgaaaaccgcgaatttgtggttacatcatttaaaaaaacattaaaatttgttttaattttcaaaaagataactataccaagtgggatatcatatgaaagggctttacttgtacaacctaaaacagatttttatttattttcatgtataatagtttttgatttatcgtgcaaattgttggaaaaaataccagagtacggaaccctcagtgcgcgagtctgactcgcacttggccggttttttaggaGTTTGTTCTTTCTTTGAACCTTATCTATGTATCTCTTTATGCCTACGAGTACTTCGATCAATAGTATTTTACTGAGAATGTTTTTGAACACTTGTTATATTAGATTAAATAATTAGATTTAGATAACTTATATGATAAAATTTAAACTGTATATAAGCCTACACAATGACAGTTGTAGCAGAAGACACTTAGGTACTAGTAATATTCAAAATGGTAATAATCTTCGTTTTGAGCCTGGCCCTGTTCTCaggtaaattaattttgtgtttGCTGCAGTTCTACATTATTCTGGAttcctatcatcatcatcaacccatcgccggccaactactgagcacgggtttcctctcagataTGAGATGGGTTTGGtgataatccaccacgctggtgaCTGCAGGAagagccagccaccaagcaagccctaAGTACCACCGTCCACCACGCTACACCACACACGTTTGTTGAGTGTGTCGttgatttgtgtggtgttgcgtggtggtatttggggcttgcttggtggctgacttttcctgcatgcttagcagtgggagggcgggcggtgcatgtcgcttGCTACATGTTGTACCACACAGATTTGTTTATTCCTTTGATTATGGTGATGGTGAATATAATGCACCATTTTTTTTCCAGGTACTACATCAGCGTTCCAATGGGAATCGCCCCTATCAGACATAGTGATAGTACCTAACATAACCACTAACGCAACTATCTTGGAGCAGAACCCATGGGTCGTGCAGGTAGATATGTACCACCCATGGGGCGCGTGGTCTCAGATATGTGCTGCCAGTATCCTCAACTCAAGATATGTCCTGTCTTCTGCTAGCTGCTTCTCTGGATCGTAAGTTACTTATCTTAGGCTGAAGTTTTGACGACCAATCTGaagcagtggtaagcgctgcagtcttatcagtgggaggtcccggaaGGTCCcagatttggaattttattatttctgaaCCACTGCCTGGTCTAGTCTGATGGGAAGTttctgccgtggctagttaccaccctaccgccaAAGCCGTGTCGCCCAGCGATTTAGTTACGGTACGATGCTATGtacaaaccaaaggggtatatgggtttaataaaaactgcaataccccttccaggtcagCCCGCTTACaactaagactgcatcatcagttaGCTGCACCCGTATGTAGTCGAAGTTCCACAGATACGTGCGAAGCAATTTGCCTCGAACCGCTAGAATatagaacgcccttccagcatcagttttcccctcctcctataatatgggtacctttagctcaattgcagtcaagggctaactggtatctgaatttaaaaaaaacaatgataTTTTCAGGACTTATTATCGTCGTATCCGCGCCGGAGCCAACTACCGGAACACCGACGGTACCATCGTCTACATAACCGCAGCTGCTAACTACGGTGGTCAAATAACCAACGGCACCTTCCACGACATATCCGTCGTACTGTTGCAAGCGCCCCTGGTCTTCAGCCACCTCATACGGCAAGGTCCCATCGTTGCTCCGGGCACCTTCATCCCTGCAGGCCTAGCACTCAACCAAATTGGATGGGGGTTACAAAATGTGagtttactttttagggttccggaactcaaaaagaaaaacgggacccttataggatcacttgacCTGTTCGCCTGTCTGttggtctgtccgtctgtccgtctgtcgtttctgtgaagaaaacctatCCCAcgacagggtacttcccgttgacttagaatcatgaaatttggcagttaggtaggtcttatagcactagtaaaggaaaaatccgaaattaccaccaggtgagattaccagtcaagagctaacttgtatctgattaaataaaaaatagaaacacGAACTTTCAGCcgttaaatatgtatttatttttatctgtcCACAGAATTCTCATATTGGGCTGAGCAGTGCCGCAGTCACTATCTTCACAAGATCGTCGAATCAGACCCAACCGTCCAACACTACAGCACCCATCCTCACAGCGTACCCCAGCGCTGGTGCCAAGTTCAACGGTGATATTGGTAGTCCCTGGGTCATTGGCAACGTCACCGTTGGAATACTATCCGGGGTGAACTCAGCCGTGAATGGAAGCTGGTCCGATACCCTTATCGCCGTTTCGGTAACTGCTTACACCGATTGGATCGTTCGAGTTGCTGTGTAGAACAGCTTGTTGAATTGGTTTTCAATAATTGCTTTCTGTTTTACGTTTATAATTGATTGAATAAATACTCTTCAAGACAAAACTATCGTTTTATCTGTTAGATCGACATTGACTCTTACTAATATAAAGCTAGAAAAGCTAATTTAGGAGGCAATCTAGGATCCTCCCCACTTTTTCACCTTAAATCAGCCCTGCCGCAGTTTCATGAGTAGAGGGCTTTATTAGATAAACAGTAGATATAGCCAAGGATGTCTATTACAGATTTCCAGATATTGGAGGAAACAAACATCAGTTTTCCGtcccaattttaatatgggtaccttcaggtcaagagtgaataggcaacttctaggcaagcgcgctccatcttaggctgcatcatcatttgccaCCGGTCTGAtcgcagccaagtgctagtttataaatttaaaaaaaaaacaagcccCGAATCAGACTTAGATGCTCTCAAGAATTAAATTGTTATCTAATGTCCACTTTCGTTGCTTAGAGCTGTTAAATAAATGAACACTTTTAATTATTGTTGTCTTTCGAATCTACCACAATACATTAATGTTCCTAAGCTGCAACAAAGAATATCAGATAAAACTTTACAACCATCGATAGGTGACTACCAATATGCATTGTTTAAATGATCAGTGTAAATTATGTTTGGTACATAAAGTTACATTTCTATTTATACTTATAGCTATTATTTAAAGAAAGTGTATTTTTGATTATTTGATGGAGTCATGGAgcaattgaaaatgaaaataatattgatacTTATCGTGGCATATTTAGGAGGTAAATTTTCACTTATCATTCTCGTAAAGTTCTTCATCATGCTGAATGTAAACTACCTAACTCTTAGGGTTCCCTAACCAAAGGGTATCagtgggaccctattactaagcctccactgtccatccgtctatgtgtctgtctgtcagggctgtatctcatgaacgttagaattttttttaattttcatagatgGTGGCGCTATGGccactataacaaaaaataataacaatttcaaaatggccgccatgataataaagaaaaatgtgCCATTTCTTGTACAATCGATGGTACGGAACATTcacgtgcgagtccgactcgcacttaaccgatttttccAATATGTATAACCAAATTGTTTAGGTTTAtactatacaaatattatataaggggttattcaaagggtggactaataaattcctgaaaggtcggcaaccatcgatgtatcggcaacgcattggcgattcctctggtactgcaaatgttcatgggcggcagtaatgacttaacatcaagtgacccgcctgctcgtttgctcgctattttatatttaaaaaaatcgtcaaAAAGCAAAATATTCACACCATCTTATTTAACCCAGGTGTCCTTTCTTACCCTGAAAGGATAGTGGGAGGGCATCCCACTGCCATAGAGAACTATCCATCCATGGTGCAAGTGGAGTTGCTGAGCCAAGTGGCCGGCACCTGGTCGCAGGACTGTGCTGGAAGCATCCTCACTTCCAGGTTCATCTTGTCTGCTGCTCAGTGTTTTACTGGATGGTGGGTTATTTAACTGATAatatcctagtggttaggacTTCGGATTCGGGAgatgggggttcgatcccgggcacgcaccactaacttttcgaagttatgtgcgttttaagcaatattacttgccttaacggtgaagggaatcatcctgaggaaacttgcatgtctgagagttctcagGACTGTAGGAGTCCggcataaccactgtgctccctcGTGGCCAGTGGTATCCATGGCAGATTTCCTGactaaaaaaagttattaaagaTTAATTCCCCATTTAAGGAAAGGAAAAATGAACTTTCAGGAACTTGGAATTTCCATACCGTCGCATCCGAGCTGGTGCCACCTATCGCAACTTAGGTGGCACCGTCGTCTACGTGGATTCCACAGTCAAGCATCCAACATACGGCACCAACGGCTTAGAGGCAGATGTCAGCGTCATCAGACTGTTGGCCCCACTGACATACAGCCCGACTATCAGACAGGCTACTATTGTATATGCTAAGTCAGAGATTCCTGATAAGACGATGGTGGTGCTTGCTGGTTGGGGAAGAACTTCAGTAAGTAACAATTTTAACATCTGTGTtatcctagtggttaggacgtccgcctcctaatcggaggtcgagggttcgaacccgggcacacacctctaacttttccgagttatgtgtgttttaagaaCTTAATTATATATCTCTAGCTTTAGAATAGAagagaatagatttttattcaaataaacatttacaagtaaatttgaatcgtcaaaataatttaccactgg
Proteins encoded:
- the LOC123877092 gene encoding trypsin zeta-like; translated protein: MVIIFVLSLALFSGTTSAFQWESPLSDIVIVPNITTNATILEQNPWVVQVDMYHPWGAWSQICAASILNSRYVLSSASCFSGSTYYRRIRAGANYRNTDGTIVYITAAANYGGQITNGTFHDISVVLLQAPLVFSHLIRQGPIVAPGTFIPAGLALNQIGWGLQNNSHIGLSSAAVTIFTRSSNQTQPSNTTAPILTAYPSAGAKFNGDIGSPWVIGNVTVGILSGVNSAVNGSWSDTLIAVSLQQRISDKTLQPSIGVLSYPERIVGGHPTAIENYPSMVQVELLSQVAGTWSQDCAGSILTSRFILSAAQCFTGWNLEFPYRRIRAGATYRNLGGTVVYVDSTVKHPTYGTNGLEADVSVIRLLAPLTYSPTIRQATIVYAKSEIPDKTMVVLAGWGRTSAAGPISTVLRDVSVYTINNELCAERYSKLGIPITVTPNMICSGILDVGGRDACHGDSGGPMYLGQIVVGIISGGYSCANGTYPGISTAVASYTDWIVDTVYNWPY